In Candidatus Moanabacter tarae, the genomic stretch CGTTGATTTTAGCTCGATCTCGGAAATGGTTTCCAACGCTCTTGAGAAAAGCTCTTCTAGGTGACGCTTACTCTTATTAACTTGCTTCCCAAAGGCCGGGCGCTCCTCCTTCGGCAACCGGTTGATCCCTTTCAGGACTTGTGTTAGGGAACCATTTGGTCCGAGAAATGAGGCCTTCAGTTTCTCGAACTCGGCACGCGTGCCGACCTCTCTAATTCCCTTTTCCGCTTCCGCTAGCAGCGAATCGAGACTATTTAGCCCAGACATGTTAAAGTCATTTTTTTGGTTTTCAATCAGAGCTTTCTACTACAGATCAGCTCCTCTTTACGGCGATAGAGAATCAACCTATTACTTTCAACAAAAGCGGCATCGGGGCGCCACACTCGAAAACAAATTCGTCTTACCGTTCGTTCCTAAAGGCTAACCTTGATCGAACTCTACCCTCACCCGAGAACTGATTTCACCTTAACGACTAGCAACTTAAAAGCCACTTCATCATGAATCGCAATCTCGGAAAGTGCCTTACGGTTTAGCTCGATTCCGGCCTCCTTAAGTCCATAGATGAATTGACTGTAACTGATCCCATTTGCACGACAAGCAGCATTGACCCGAACAATCCACAACTTCCGCCATTCGCTCTTCTTTTTTCGACGATCCCTGTAGGCATACTGACCAGCACGATCAACCGCATCCTTGGCGAAGCGATAAAGTCTTGACTTATTCCCCCAATAGCCGCGAGCCGTTCGTAATATACGCTTACGGCGTTTTCGGGTAGCGGGTGCGTTTGTCGCTCTTGGCATTACCGTTTATCTCCTGCCTAAAATTGCCCTGGTGCAGCCCGACGCATTTCAAGCGCCAAACTCTTGGACACCGATCTATCTTTTCTGTAGCTGCGCCGCTGCTTACTGCTCAATTTACGCAACAAGTGACGCTTGCCGGATGTTCGCCGAAGAACTTTTCCACTTCCCGTAACCTTAAAGCGTTTTGAAAAGGATTTCCGTGTTTTATGCATTACACCTTGCTAAAAAGCCCTGGAGCCAATGCATTTAGCTCCCGCTTGTAAAGGGCTAAATTTCCAGAATTTTGGGCCTCAGGCACACACACGCTAATACTAGCCCTTTTTTTCATTGAAAAGGAGAGGACTCCCCACCACTGTTGGTAGCCCTTTTTGGAAGTAAAGGAATCAATTTGTATGAAACTCTACGCGAGACCTGGTCGGATTCTACTTGTCCTCTTAATGCAAGCGGGAATTGTCGGACACGAATTACATTCTACTAACTATAACTCAACTGAAGTAATTGAGAAGTGGGCGGATGTAACTAATTTGATATCCATTGAGGTTAGCGAGTGGAAAGAACTTAAAGCGCTCCTCACATATAACATCGACCTTTTGAATACAGAAATTACTGATTTGGAGCACCAGATTTCCCAATCTGAAGAGCAGGCTCGGGAGGCAGAGAGAAAAACCGACCTTCTTCGTGACGAAGAGTCTAACCTGAGAAATGCGTCCGCTATCGTGAATAAGAAAGTGACGGAGTACGAGAATCGTATTCGAAATCTTAGTGGCGTTTTCCCGCCTGCGCTGGACGAGCGCATCATTCAGTTTATGTCTCGTTTACCTGCTGAACCCGGCACTTCCACTATGCCGTTAGAGGAACGCTTAGCAACTGTCCTGAATATCCTCGAGGAAGTAGACAAATTTAATGACAGTGTTACCGTCGTCAGCGAATTGAAATTAGTCAGTTCTGGAGAGAGAGTTGAGGTCAAAACAATGTATCTCGGACTTGCCCATGCATTCTACGTTGACCGAAATATCGGGTTCGCAGGTGTCGGAATACCCGTAAACGGTCACTGGGAGTGGACCCCGCGCCCCGAACTCGCGGAAAGTATTAACCGCTCCATCCTTATGTACGAAAACGCCATCAAACCCGCCGAATTCATTCCTCTTTCGGTTACAATTGATTGACGGATCCGGTACACGAAATGAAATCGCTCAAAATATTCATCATCCTAATTTGCGTCACTCTTTACTGGACGGCTCTTCCGCTGTCGGCGCAAGGGTCACAAAATGATCTCGCCGAGACCATAGCCAGGCTCAGTAAAATCCGGAGTGAAATTGAAAAAGAGAGAATTCCTCTAGCTAAGGAACTCAGTAGGCTTGAAAAGAGAGTAAGCGACAAACGCATTCAAGCCGATCAAAACATTCGCCTAACCGCCAATCAGGAAGTCGATCTCAGCTCACTGGAAGAACTGATTCAGAGGCTAAAAGATGAAAACAACTCTCTTTCTGCTAGCCTCAGCGATTACATTCGCACTTTTGAGTCAAGGATCCACGTAAGCGAGAGACAGCTTTATCGTGATCCGCTTCAATCGGCTAAGGCTCTTGAAAATGATCGCACCCTGACCATGGCGAAAAAGCTTCGTTCCCAACTCGATGCTACCGATATCGCCTTCCAGCGTCTCGACAATTCAATTCAAGGGCATTCCTTTTCAGGAAGAGCGATTATGCCGGGAGGAAAGTACGAGGAAGGGACCTTTGTGACTCTGGGACCCATCTCCTACTTTCTGGGAACTAACGGTCAAATAGGTCTGCCGGCAGCGGATGTCGCCTCGCTGGATCCGATCGTCTCTTCAATACCGAGTCGGTTGCAGGAAGGGATCAACAGATTGGTCAGCACCCGGCAAGGAATCGTACCAATAGACGCCACCCTGGGAGATGCATTTAAAATCGAGGCGACCAGAGAAACTCAGCTAGAGGAAATCAAGAAGGGTGGCTTGGTAATGTATCCGATCCTTGGCCTCGCAACTTTTGCTTTCATCGTAGCTATCTTTAAGTGGTTTGAAATCAGCAGCGTAAAACAAGGTCGCGCGGAAGACCTCCGGATTATCCTGCAACATCTCAAATCAGGGGAAAAAGAGAAAGCTATCGCGATGGCGAAGTCCGTCAAGGGTCCCAGCGGAGAGCTTCTTACCGCAGCAGTTACCAACGCCGAAGCCGACCTCGCCCTTATCGAGGAAATCCTATACGAAAAGATGCTCAAAACACAGCCTCGATTGGAACGTATGTTGCCTTTAATCGCGGTTACTGCCGCCACCGCACCCCTCTTCGGTCTCCTCGGGACAGTTACTGGAATGATCAAAACATTTAACCTCATAACCGTCTTTGGAACTGGAGATGCAAGCAACCTCTCTGCTGGTATATCCGAGGCTCTTGTTACAACTAAATTCGGCCTCATCATAGCCATTCCATCTCTAATCCTATACGCGCTTCTAAGTAGAAAAGCTAAGGGGGTTCTCACCAGTATGGAACAAACTTCAATTGGCTTTCTCAACGGCCTTCAAGACATTAGAAGCGGAAAAACCTCCACTAATTAGGCGCAATTTTATCATCGTTTACTTTTCCTAAAACTGCGGAGGGTGATTTCTCTGTCGCCCGATTCTAGTTCTAAGAAACCAAGTAAAGAGCACTACAATGAAAAACCGAAGTGTAACTGAAGGAGAATCTGATCTGGAGCAAATCAACATCTCTCCAATGATCGATATGGTTTTTATCCTCCTGATTTTTTTTATTGTAACTACAGTCTTTGTTGAGGAACCAGGAGTCGAGATCAATAAACCACCCGCTGTAACTGCCAAAGACCTAGAAAAGAATAGCATCCTCATAGCAATCACCAATACTAACCAGGTTATCTATGGTGGACGCGAAGTGACCATCTCCGGAATTCGCCCCATTGTCAGAAGACTGACTACCAGAGATCAAATGCCTGTCATCCTTCAGGTAGATGAAAACGCCTCATCGGGAACCGTAGTTCGTGCAATAGATGAAGCAAAGCTCGGAGGCGCCGAGGTTGTCAGCATTTCAACGGAACTTTAGAACCTGCGCCCTATCCTCTTTGTTGTTTTAAGTTTCGCTTTCTGCTTTCCCAAAATGCCTCATACAGCCCACAGGAGTGAGTAGTTTTCCCTCATTGAGATATTGAACACCATCACCCTTTTATTGGGGTTGGTTGTTTTACCAGGGGAGCATTAAAAGCACAATTCAGTCCCAAGCTAGCTCTCTCGATATTAACCCAATTTTTATTTCTATATCGAAACGCTTTGTCTCTTATCTCCAGACCTTTTCAAAGCAGTCAGCATTTTCATGAGAGTTAAGGCGTTTTCAACGTTGTTAAGCGGTTCGCGACCTTCTCGTATAGCAGCAATAAATTCGCGGGCCTGACTAACCATCGGATGTTCGTGCTCTTCCGGCACGTTCATTGAAGTCACCTTGACGTCATCGACCGGCCCCCGCATGATTAACTTGCGATCAATGTCGAGTCCGGCATCGGTGCCAAATAGCTTCGATGTCTGCCATTCTTTAGAATATGGCAAAGCTTTGTCTTTCTCGCCAGGCGGCCCGATGGCGTTCATGCCGAAAGCGAAGAGTCCCTGAAGCATGGTTCCTGTGTCGAATCGGATCATACAGACGCAGGTATCATCAGCGGTGTAATCGTCTGGACGGATACTGAAGTGTCTGAATGCGGTGTGGGTCATGGCCATAACCTCGACCGGTTTAGGATTCCCCATGCAGAACCAGGCTTGGTCGATACCGTGAATGCCGAGATCGAGGAGAACACCGCCACCCTCGTCCCGACGTGATCGCCAAGCAGTACCTTTAATTTGTTCGCCTCGGCTTCTTACCCAACTCGTTTCTGCTGCATAGACTTCACCCAATTCTCCAGCCAAGACCATTTCCCGGGCGCGTTGGACGTTGGGGAGAAATCTTGATTGGCGGACGAACATATATCTGCGATTGTTTTTTTGGACGGCCTCAGCAACTTCCTGCATCTCCTCTGCAGTATTAGTGGGCGGCTTCTCACATAAAACATGACAACCCGCTTCCAGGGCATCGATGGAGGCTTGCTTGTGCAAATTCGTCGGGAGGGCAATAACAACAGCATCCAGATCCGCCTGCTGCAACATCTCGCGATAGTCAACGTAATACTCCTTGAAACCGAAAAATTGCTGGGCTCGTTGAGCTGCTGCTTCATTGATTTCGGAAACTGCTGTAAGCTCAACACCTTCGAGGGGCTTCATTTTAGCACCGGATTGAACTGCAAACCCACGAATTCCGAAAGGAGAAGGATGGGCACCAATTGAGCCGATACGGAGGCAGTCAGTCATAGCATCCATTCTAATCACTGAATTTGCTGCGCACGTCAAATGATTTGGATGAATCCCAGGAGGTAGAGATTTGTTATTAGGAAAACATCTGGTTCAGATTAGTCATAAAGGTATACCGAGATCAAATAGATGCCTTCTTTTAACGGACGATCTGCATTGTAAAATCTCTACTATCGAATCGCCATCCGGTTAATGCCTATGGATTTAGCCGTCCTCATGCTTACAATTCAAGTGATATGAAGATTGAGAATCCTGAGGTTATAAAGGACCGACTCAGGAGCTGCCTCTTATTACAAAGCGGCCTACCTCTTGTTGGGAGCTAGGCCGCTTTATCTTCGTCAACACTTTAATAGAATATTCTAACTCCCTTTTTCTGAATTAAGAATATTCGTACCTAGATAGATTTAAAAATGAGACCGTGATGCATTTCTTCCCCATCGTTTGCATAAGTCACGCTTTCAGATTCCTAAAAGGCCACTCCAGGACTCACTCCGGCCTACGAGCTGTGACATATGCGGATCCATCAGAAATCAGAAAGAAATATTTGATACCCGCCGGTTACAACTCTAGGCCGTCTTTGGCCGGATCGTAAATATTAACTCCATCTTTCACAAATGGCACAGCTTCTCCCCATAGAATGCCATCACTACTTAAAAGCGGCTCAGCTGAATACTGCATTAGGTAAACTCTCCGCATGTCTTCAGTTGTATTGGCTCCACTACGGTGTAGGGAAGTGCTAGAAAAGCATACCATCGAGCCAGCTGTCGTATTAATCGGAACCCCAGGGTCATTGTCCGTGTAACCAATAAGGTCATTTGTGCCCTCTTCGCGGTGATGATTGAGAATATGGTTCTTTGTCCCGGCTTGAGAATGGGGAAGCAAGTAAATGGTGCCATTCCTTTCGTTGACATCATCGAGTGCGACCCAGCAACTCAAGTAGGATTTGTGTCGAGTATGGGGATCACGGAATTTGACGTAGCCGGAATCCTGGTGCCACGCAAAACTCATTCCTAAGTTGGCCCCTTTAACAACCCACTGTTCGTTGAAGAGATAAGCTTCCTTCCCCAAAGTAGCCCGGCAAATTTCGGCCATCAAGTCGGAAAAGATGAAACGCCAGAGACGGGAGCTTTTTCGATACTGTCTCGATATAAAATATCTCTTCCCTTTATGAGTGATACCCGAAGTAGCATCCCCCTTTTTCTCTAATTCCTGGTCTTTCAAACCGATAAAGTAGCTACACTCCTCTCTTAGCATTTGGACCCATCCATCTGGTACCACACGCTTGAGAACGAAATAACCATCCTCGTTGAATTGATGAAGTTGTTCTTCGCTAATCTTCATTTTTGGTAAAAGCTCCGCTTCCTAATAGCAACGAACGGAATCTAGGGTAGCTATCATTAGGTCCCCCTTTCAATAAAAAAGCCCTCAGCCTTTGTTATAAGCTCCTAATTCACGTTAGGGACTCGCTTACCTTTAACGGGGCTCCTAGGCCGGCATATTATAAACATTCTGAGAAATGACCAGCGGTTTCCTTGACAGTTAGAACGAAGCCTGAGGATACTAGGACGCTCTATTTTGGATCAGTTTAACGGAAAGTAATTAACTAGCATACGAGGGATATGGACAGGAATAAGAAGAGTCTGGATGAAAAGCTGGAAAGAATTCGAAGGGATCCTTTAAAGTGTAAAGAATTCATAATTGCTGATGCTAAAGACGGCGATATGGGATTTGGCCTAACGGCACCCGGTCCGCGCCCAACCAATCGAGGGGAAAAGGCTGAAAAGCACGAAATCCGATGGAAGACATTACAGGATTACAGAGATCAGATACGGGCAGTAATCGATCAGAGTATCGTTGATATCGTCCTTCTATCTACCTCAAATCTTGAACAGGTAGGAATCAAGGAAGGTCGTTTCTTCGAATCCTCAGTAACACCTGCAGCTAGGGCGAATGACACAAGTGACATTTGGGTGGTAAGAGAAGGTAAATACGCTAAATTTCCTTCACGTCCTTTCAGAACCACCACTATCGACCACATCAAATATGGGCGTCTTGAAGAAGATCACTCGAAGCCGGTCGAAGGCGCTGATCTGGGGCTCTATTCAATCACGTTTACAAACGATCTCGATTGGGATCGTCGCTCACTCTCTTCTTTTCGCGATTTTCGCCTCGAAGCGGAGCAGAAACACTTTCGATATTTCCTAGAAGTCTTCAATCCAAATATAGATCCAGGAATTGATCCAGAGAAAATTGGATCGTTCGTGAACGACCACATTATCCGTTGTCTGGCTGGGGTTCCCTGCGTAGGAAGACCTCTCTTTCTTAAAATCCCATACAACGGACCCGGTCCGCTTGAAGAGCTGGTTTCCTACGATCCCCAACTGATTGTCGGCATATTGGGTGGCAGCGCTGGAACCACTCGTGATGCCTTCCAACTCATTTGCGACGCCAAAAAATACGGTGCGCGCGTTGCGTTGTTCGGCCGGAAAATTAATCTTTCGGAAGACCCACTCTCTTTTATCGAGTTTTTGCGACGAATTACCGATGAGGAAATCGGACCCATAGAAGCTGTCAAAGCCTACCATAGCGCCCTAAAGACAGCTAAGATCGAACCTCTTCGACAACTATCGGTGGATATCGAGCTGACTGATCCCTTGCTAATTCAAAGCCAATCTAGTTAACAAGGAACAGCAAATGCCCACAGTGTCTGAGACTCCTTCTACAAACAAGATCGACTCTTCGTGGGCAGACTGACATCTTATAGGGATGCAGATATCTCTATTTTCTATATGATATGTGAAATCCAATGGGAAGGACCGGAAAAGTTTCAAAAATGAATAGAGTTTTGAGTGCCCAGGATGTCGCAGATCTCGTGCTGCGGAAACGTGAAATCGAAGTCACTCTGAAAGAATCTATTCTGACGCCAGCAGCCCTAAACTTGCTCCAAAGTGAGCAGAACGAAACAGTTCAACGAAAAAATCCCATAGTGCCGGACCAAGAACACGGATGGACTAGAGAAACCGATCCAAAAACGAAAGAGGAAATTGAGAGTTTTTTTAGATCTCAGGCCATTGAAACCCTAAAGGAAAGAATGGTGGATATAGGGCGTAGGCTGTGGGAGAGAAACTATGTCGATGGAAACGGGGGAAACATAACAATCCGCGTCGGGGACAATCTGGTGCTTTCTACCCCAACTTTGATTTCCAAGGGCTTCATGACAACAGAGGACATGTGTCTGGTCGACTTCGAAGGCACCCAACTTGCTGGCTCGAGAAAACGTACTAGTGAAGTTAAAACTCATATTGGTATCATGCGTCGTCAACCAAGAGCAAAGTCTTGCGTACATGCTCATCCCGTTCATGCTACTGCCTTCGCGGTTGCATCTGTCGTGCCTCCTACCTGTATGATACCCGAAGCAGAGGTTTTTCTAGGAAAGATTGGACTGGCAAAGTACCAAACACCTGGAACCATAGAAAATGCAGATGAGGTAGGGAGGGTTGGCATTGATCACAATTCCATTTTGATGGAAAACCATGGCGTTATTACTTGGGGCAAGGACGTCGAAGATGCTTACTGGAAAATGGAGAATACAGATGCCTACTGTCAGACCGTCTGGATTGCATCACAGCTAGGACGCGAACTCAGTACATTTGGCCCCTCCCATCTGAGGGAACTGATTGAAATGCGAAAGCGTTTGGGGATGGAAGATTGGAGGTCCGAGCTACCCGAAGCCGAGCTCTGCGACAATAGCAAGTTTCACCCAAGTGTGGTATGTCGAATTCCAAAAAAAGACGCGATCGGCAAAGAAACCGATCACACGGAGTAGCAAAGAAGATTAAAGTCTTCTTAGAAAAGCAGTACGGGGCAGCTAGAGAAGATACGAAGGATGCAGTCAAAAAAATTGAGCTCTAGCCTGCTTTCGCTTCCCTGAGACAAGGAATGATATCGCATGCCTGGGAAGTCGGTGAATCGAGATGTCCATCTTGCGGTTGATCTGGGTGCGGAAAGTGGGCGCATTATTGCGGGGCAACTTAGTGGAGAATTATTATCTCTACAAGAAGTGCACCGATTTCCAAACGTACCGCAAAGAATCGAGGGCCACCTTCACTGGGATATCGAGGTTTTGTTTGAAGAAATCTGTAAAGGGCTAGCGAAGGCGGGGCGGCTCTTCGGAAAGAATGTCAGGACAGTAGGGGTGGATTCCTGGGGAATCGATTACGGGCTTCTCGACAGAGAAGGAAATCTTCTAAAACAGCCCTTTTGCTACCGGGATAATCGAACGGACGAAGTCATTGACGAAGTTTTTGAGATTATCCCGAGGGATGAACTCTACAAAAAGACGGGAATCCAGATCATGTCCCTTAACACAGTTTTTCAACTTGCGGCAGAACTCAAGAGCCCCGATACCTCCCTGGAAAAGGCTGATCGATTACTGTTTATTCCCGATCTATTGAACTACTGGCTCTGCGGGGTTAGTCGCACTGAATATACGATCGCTAGTACGAGCCAACTCATGGACATGAGAAACGGCGACTGGTGTATATCCTTGATAGAGAATCTCTCGATCCCCTCTGAAATTTTTTCCCGCCCTATACTTCCTGGGACGAAACTAGGACCATTAAAGCCTAAGATTGGGGAAGCATCCGGGCTTGAGGGGGTCGACATAATCGCAGTCGCGGGTCATGATACAGGTTCTGCCGTGGCTGCGATACCAGCAGAAAATGAGCGCTTCGCTTATCTGAGTTCGGGAACTTGGTCTCTGCTGGGGATCGAACTTAAAAACGCTCTGATTACTGAAAAGACATTCGAGTACAATATTACGAATGAGGGAGGTGTCTCGAGAACAATTCGGACCTTAAAGAATATATCCGGAATGTGGCTGGTGCAAGAGTGTAGGCGACAGTGGGAGCAGGAAGGAGAGAATTATTCCTACGCGGACCTCACCGATATGGCATCCAGGGCAACGCCCTTAACAGCACTCATAGATCCGGATTCTATCGACTTTATAAAGCCAGAATTTATGCCAGAAAGGATATGGAAATACTGTCTGGATCGAGGACATGATATATCGAAAGACAAGGGTCGGACAATTCGAACCATTCTTGAAAGTCTTGCAATGAAATATCGCTATATCCTGGAGCAGTTGGAAGAAGTTTCCCAAACAACGCTCGATCCAATACATATCGTCGGGGGAGGGGCCCAAAACCGTCTTTTAAATCAGTTCACCGCTGATGTCACAGGGAAAAAGGTGCTGTCAGGTCCTGTGGAAGCAACGGCTCTGGGAAACCTCATCATGCAATTGGTCGCGATGGGCAAAATCTCCGGTTTAAAGGAGGGAAGGCAACTAATTAGAAAATCATTCCCCCCCGAAACATTTCTCCCAGCGGTCACGGATGCTTGGGATTCGCCCTACGCCAATTTCTGTAATTTGGTTGGTAGGTAAGCCTTCGCAAAGACTTCAGATCCAAGCTAAGGTCGTCGCGAAATGTGGTGGGCAACGGAGGTTAGTTCCAGCTGATCTTTTGCTTGAAAGCTATCCTATCCATTACCGAATAACTCTCCTCCCCTCCAAATTGGGTGCAGGGGGGGGATTTGAACCCCCGACCTTCAGGTTATGAGCCTGACGAGCTACCGGACTGCTCCACCCTGCAATAATCAAGGCAAAGAAATAAGGTGGCAACGATACGATTAAGCAAGATTTTTCTGCTATCTGGTCAGGAACCGTGGGATAAAACTGGTCTAAGGCATCGAGTCGCTGTTGAAATCAAAGGTTGGAAGCTGAGGAGGGAAGCGTACTCAACTAGAGCATAGAGCGAGAGAAAAGGAATACTTTTTGGTTAGGTCGCTCAGTAAAAATCGCTGCACCCCCGGTGCCGACATGGAAGATAATTCCTCTAAATAGGCCCTTCTGCCCGGAGGAAAATTTACTACCCGAAAACCCTAATCGGGATTTAGGTTTCAGATCAGAGCTTAAGACGAAGAGTTCTTGCGATGACAACCATAGATTTTGAACTTTTGATCGGGCTAGGCACGCCGTAGATGATAACGTTTTGTCCTTCAAGCTCCTGCAGAGGGCTACTGATCAGTAATTTGGAGGTATCCACATAGAGGATATGTTCGCCCGAGGAGCCGACTAGCTTCCACTGGAATGGCTCAACACTAGTTACCTGCTTAAGGGTAAACTTGAGGATTCCGTCAAAATAGCGCGGCCGGTCTGTTACAAATAGTTCTTCCGTAGCTGAATCGGCCTGTGTAGTAAGGTTAGAATTTCGAGAAGAATGTCCTTGCTCGGGGATTTCTGTAGAACCTTCTCCAGGGAAAGAAAAGGGAATTAACGGTACCTTCTTTAATCTATTGACAGGGTATCGGAAGTAAACGGGAACCGCTTTTATGAATTCGATCTCCACCCAATCCCCCACTCGCATCACCCTATTGGCGTCCCCCTCTTCTATGGTAGAAAGGACTGGGCTATTTGCATTTGGTCTAAGATGCACCAGGGCGCCAATGTTAACTTCCAAGTCCTTGCCTACTTCTCCACTCTTAACAAACCCTTGAAAGGACCCCTCATATTCAAACCAATTCCATCCTTCGGCAAGTTTAGCCGCATCAAAAACTGACTCAGCTTTATGGAACTGGTCGTTTGACGAATCGAGTTCACGCACCACACGCGATTCAGAATCCGGCTCGAAGTGGAGACGGATTTTCTCGCAATAGGCAACAAACGGAACGCCGATGAGAACAGATAAAATCGCGCATCTCCTCATTTTAAAAGGGATAATAGCTTAGACAATAGGACATTGTCATGCAAATTTCATCCAATCTCCAGGCAAGGATCTCGCGGTTTAAGTAAATTGGAGATCACCGTTTAGGGACGAGGAGTGCTATCTCTTTGTGAGTTAGAGGACGACAGTTTCCTTTTCCTAACCCTGTGAGTTTGAGACCCCCGAATTGAAATCGATATAGCCGCTCAACTCTATAGCCTGCTGCCCTCATGAGGCGACGGATCTCTCTTTTTTTCCCGTGGGAGAGGTGGACTTCTACACTTGTATTCGATTGGGTCCCTCTCTTGTCGGAAATGACCTTATCCAATTTTAAATGTTCACCTTGATCATGAATTCCCTTAAGGAGGAAGGATAAAGAAGAATAAGAAAAAGGCTTATCAAGCAAAACCCGGTACTTTTTCACGACTCTCTGACTAGGATGGGTGAGACATTGGACCAGTGATCCATCGTTCGTCAGTATTACCATACCTTCACTGTCTTTATCCAGACGTCCGGCGCAAAAACGAATTTGGTTAGATACACTTTTAGGGAGAAGGGAGAATACGGTATTTTCATTATGAGGATCCAACGTACTACAAATATAGCCCTTTGGTTTGTTCACGAGATAGGCCAGTGTAGAATGTTTTGAACTGGGGACTACCCGGGACCCAATCGTCACTCGGTCATTTTCTGGATTAACCTTTTGACCAAGCGAGGCTACTTCGCCATTGACGCGAAGTTTTCCCTCGCTAATCATCCGCTCCGCATTCCTCCTCGAGCAAATGCCCTGCATAGAAAGAAACTTTTGTATTCGCATTGATTTTATGGAATCAATCATTGTTCACTTAGGAAGCCAACGCTTTATGCTGAGATCACCTATGAGGGTTGCGGAAAGCAAAGTTCGACTTAAAAGTTTAGGATGCCGTTAACTTACAATAACCGCAAGGCCTTGGTAACAGGAGCCGGAAGGGGAATCGGGAAGGCCATCGCAAAATTGTTGGCCTCCGAAGGTGTAGCAGTGGCTTGTGTAAGCAAGACGGAAAGCAAATGCCAATCGGCTGCGAATGAGATTCTAGCTTCGGGCGGCGAGGCAAGAGCCTACGCTGTTGACGTATCCGACGAGGAAGCGGTTTCTAGCACCGCAAAGAAGATTCTGGAAGATTTTGGCTGTATAGATATCCTCATCAATAATGCTGGCATAGCCAAAGATGGGTTGATCCTGCGCATGTCGGCCGAAAGCTGGCAGGAGGTAATGGACACCAATCTAACCAGTTGTTTCTATTGGACAAAAAAACTGGCACATCCCATGGCAAAAAACCGCTGGGGGCGCATCGTCAACATATCATCGGTAGTCGGTTTAACCGGGAACGCCGGCCAATGCAATTATTCATCTTCTAAGGCCGGCATGCTCGGCTTAACCAAATCCCTCGCTCGTGAACTTGCTTCCCGATCGATTACAGTAAATGCAGTTGCCCCTGGATTTGTTGAAACTGACATGACGTCAAGGCTTGACGACCGGACCACCGATCACATTCTCAAGAACATCCCATTACGCCGCCTGGGTAGCCCCGATGATATCGCACAAGTTGTAGGGTTTCTGTGCTC encodes the following:
- the gfo_5 gene encoding Glucose--fructose oxidoreductase, which encodes MDAMTDCLRIGSIGAHPSPFGIRGFAVQSGAKMKPLEGVELTAVSEINEAAAQRAQQFFGFKEYYVDYREMLQQADLDAVVIALPTNLHKQASIDALEAGCHVLCEKPPTNTAEEMQEVAEAVQKNNRRYMFVRQSRFLPNVQRAREMVLAGELGEVYAAETSWVRSRGEQIKGTAWRSRRDEGGGVLLDLGIHGIDQAWFCMGNPKPVEVMAMTHTAFRHFSIRPDDYTADDTCVCMIRFDTGTMLQGLFAFGMNAIGPPGEKDKALPYSKEWQTSKLFGTDAGLDIDRKLIMRGPVDDVKVTSMNVPEEHEHPMVSQAREFIAAIREGREPLNNVENALTLMKMLTALKRSGDKRQSVSI
- the otnC gene encoding 3-oxo-tetronate 4-phosphate decarboxylase, whose protein sequence is MGRTGKVSKMNRVLSAQDVADLVLRKREIEVTLKESILTPAALNLLQSEQNETVQRKNPIVPDQEHGWTRETDPKTKEEIESFFRSQAIETLKERMVDIGRRLWERNYVDGNGGNITIRVGDNLVLSTPTLISKGFMTTEDMCLVDFEGTQLAGSRKRTSEVKTHIGIMRRQPRAKSCVHAHPVHATAFAVASVVPPTCMIPEAEVFLGKIGLAKYQTPGTIENADEVGRVGIDHNSILMENHGVITWGKDVEDAYWKMENTDAYCQTVWIASQLGRELSTFGPSHLRELIEMRKRLGMEDWRSELPEAELCDNSKFHPSVVCRIPKKDAIGKETDHTE
- a CDS encoding putative RNA pseudouridine synthase: MRIQKFLSMQGICSRRNAERMISEGKLRVNGEVASLGQKVNPENDRVTIGSRVVPSSKHSTLAYLVNKPKGYICSTLDPHNENTVFSLLPKSVSNQIRFCAGRLDKDSEGMVILTNDGSLVQCLTHPSQRVVKKYRVLLDKPFSYSSLSFLLKGIHDQGEHLKLDKVISDKRGTQSNTSVEVHLSHGKKREIRRLMRAAGYRVERLYRFQFGGLKLTGLGKGNCRPLTHKEIALLVPKR
- the rplT gene encoding 50S ribosomal protein L20 translates to MPRATNAPATRKRRKRILRTARGYWGNKSRLYRFAKDAVDRAGQYAYRDRRKKKSEWRKLWIVRVNAACRANGISYSQFIYGLKEAGIELNRKALSEIAIHDEVAFKLLVVKVKSVLG
- the rhaB gene encoding L-Rhamnulokinase → MPGKSVNRDVHLAVDLGAESGRIIAGQLSGELLSLQEVHRFPNVPQRIEGHLHWDIEVLFEEICKGLAKAGRLFGKNVRTVGVDSWGIDYGLLDREGNLLKQPFCYRDNRTDEVIDEVFEIIPRDELYKKTGIQIMSLNTVFQLAAELKSPDTSLEKADRLLFIPDLLNYWLCGVSRTEYTIASTSQLMDMRNGDWCISLIENLSIPSEIFSRPILPGTKLGPLKPKIGEASGLEGVDIIAVAGHDTGSAVAAIPAENERFAYLSSGTWSLLGIELKNALITEKTFEYNITNEGGVSRTIRTLKNISGMWLVQECRRQWEQEGENYSYADLTDMASRATPLTALIDPDSIDFIKPEFMPERIWKYCLDRGHDISKDKGRTIRTILESLAMKYRYILEQLEEVSQTTLDPIHIVGGGAQNRLLNQFTADVTGKKVLSGPVEATALGNLIMQLVAMGKISGLKEGRQLIRKSFPPETFLPAVTDAWDSPYANFCNLVGR
- the exbB_3 gene encoding Biopolymer transport protein ExbB yields the protein MKSLKIFIILICVTLYWTALPLSAQGSQNDLAETIARLSKIRSEIEKERIPLAKELSRLEKRVSDKRIQADQNIRLTANQEVDLSSLEELIQRLKDENNSLSASLSDYIRTFESRIHVSERQLYRDPLQSAKALENDRTLTMAKKLRSQLDATDIAFQRLDNSIQGHSFSGRAIMPGGKYEEGTFVTLGPISYFLGTNGQIGLPAADVASLDPIVSSIPSRLQEGINRLVSTRQGIVPIDATLGDAFKIEATRETQLEEIKKGGLVMYPILGLATFAFIVAIFKWFEISSVKQGRAEDLRIILQHLKSGEKEKAIAMAKSVKGPSGELLTAAVTNAEADLALIEEILYEKMLKTQPRLERMLPLIAVTAATAPLFGLLGTVTGMIKTFNLITVFGTGDASNLSAGISEALVTTKFGLIIAIPSLILYALLSRKAKGVLTSMEQTSIGFLNGLQDIRSGKTSTN